A genomic window from Micromonospora violae includes:
- a CDS encoding HAD family hydrolase yields the protein MARERATALLLDFDGVLRRWDPAVAAVVEREYGLSEGVLGEIAMQWGRLQPVLTGQVSHAEWVSSVADALAEPAGGPDRARAAVEQWQSYRGEVDQEVLAFVREVRAAGARVGLATNATDLLDADLAALGLVDELDVVVNSSVVGVHKPAPEYFQAACQALATPPARVLFVDDEDWAVRGARAAGLSAHRWGGHADLRYLRAALAY from the coding sequence GTGGCTCGGGAACGCGCGACGGCGCTCCTGCTGGACTTCGACGGCGTACTGCGCCGGTGGGACCCGGCGGTGGCCGCCGTTGTGGAGCGGGAGTACGGCCTCTCCGAGGGGGTGCTCGGCGAGATCGCCATGCAGTGGGGGCGGCTTCAGCCGGTGCTCACCGGTCAGGTCAGCCACGCCGAGTGGGTGAGCAGTGTGGCGGACGCGCTCGCCGAGCCGGCCGGCGGCCCGGACCGCGCCCGCGCGGCGGTGGAGCAGTGGCAGAGCTACCGGGGAGAGGTCGACCAGGAGGTGCTGGCGTTCGTCCGCGAGGTGCGGGCCGCCGGCGCCCGGGTCGGGCTGGCCACCAACGCCACCGACCTGCTCGACGCCGACCTGGCCGCACTCGGCCTGGTCGACGAGCTGGACGTGGTGGTCAACTCGTCAGTCGTCGGTGTGCACAAGCCCGCCCCGGAGTACTTCCAGGCGGCCTGCCAGGCGCTGGCCACCCCGCCGGCCCGGGTCCTCTTCGTCGACGACGAGGACTGGGCCGTTCGGGGTGCCCGGGCCGCCGGGCTGTCAGCGCACCGCTGGGGCGGTCACGCCGACCTCCGTTACCTGCGCGCCGCCCTGGCCTACTGA
- a CDS encoding SMP-30/gluconolactonase/LRE family protein produces the protein MKKLIASATAGLAVLTVAVPAPALAVGPRPDTYVVSRASGVLPERIAVSRDGTLYVTSLGTGAVYRGHVRDRELRQFLPPGADGRTRAAGLHLDGRGRIFVAGWDTGALFVHAPDGELLARRTAPGGALNDLALTADAVYVTDSATGTLWRAALDGPEVGNLVRWLTAADFPVAPGFLNGIVVTDGGRIALVADQGDGQPGTERLWRVDLVGRTATAVEVIDGQLGADGLLLEGDRLYGVVNFPNRAGGWDFAVNLAIVDADRRTARVVRQSRPAGLAQSPTTLVRDAGRLLWVNSQLNAPAPAPPFTVTQVPGLR, from the coding sequence ATGAAGAAGCTGATCGCATCAGCCACCGCCGGCCTGGCCGTGCTGACCGTCGCCGTACCCGCTCCGGCGCTCGCCGTCGGCCCGCGCCCCGACACGTACGTGGTCTCCCGGGCATCCGGGGTGCTGCCCGAGAGGATCGCGGTGAGCCGGGACGGCACCCTCTACGTCACCAGTCTCGGCACCGGTGCCGTCTACCGTGGTCACGTCCGCGACCGGGAGCTGCGACAGTTTCTGCCGCCGGGGGCGGACGGGCGCACCCGGGCGGCCGGGTTGCACCTCGACGGGCGGGGCCGGATCTTCGTCGCCGGCTGGGACACCGGCGCGCTCTTCGTGCACGCCCCGGACGGTGAGCTGCTGGCCCGCCGGACGGCGCCGGGCGGCGCCCTCAACGACCTGGCGCTGACCGCCGACGCGGTCTACGTCACCGACTCGGCCACGGGCACGCTGTGGCGGGCGGCGCTGGACGGCCCGGAGGTCGGGAACCTCGTACGGTGGCTCACCGCCGCTGACTTCCCGGTCGCGCCGGGCTTCCTCAACGGCATCGTCGTCACCGACGGCGGGCGGATCGCGCTCGTCGCCGACCAGGGCGACGGCCAGCCCGGCACCGAGCGGCTGTGGCGGGTCGACCTGGTCGGGCGGACGGCCACGGCCGTCGAGGTGATCGACGGCCAGCTGGGCGCGGACGGGCTGCTGTTGGAGGGCGACCGGCTCTACGGAGTGGTGAACTTCCCCAACCGCGCCGGCGGCTGGGACTTCGCGGTGAACCTGGCGATTGTGGACGCCGACCGACGAACCGCGCGGGTGGTACGGCAGTCCCGTCCGGCCGGTCTGGCGCAGTCGCCGACCACCCTCGTCCGGGACGCCGGCCGGCTGCTCTGGGTGAACAGCCAGCTCAACGCGCCAGCCCCGGCGCCACCCTTCACCGTCACCCAGGTCCCCGGCCTGCGCTGA